One genomic region from Gossypium hirsutum isolate 1008001.06 chromosome D13, Gossypium_hirsutum_v2.1, whole genome shotgun sequence encodes:
- the LOC107937190 gene encoding transcriptional corepressor LEUNIG isoform X4 produces MSQTNWEADKMLDVYIHDYLVKRDLKASAQAFQAEGKVSSDPVAIDAPGGFLFEWWSVFWDIFIARTNEKHSEVAASYIETQLIKAREQQQQQQQPQQPQHQQQQQQQQLQMQQLLLQRHAQQQQQQQQQQQQQQQQQQQQQQQQQQQQQQQQQQQQQQQQQQQQQQQQQQQQQQQQPPQQSQQAQQPQQRRDGSHLLNGNTNGLVGNDSLIRQPAGTANAMATKMYEERLKLPHQRDSLDDAAMKQRYGDNVGQLLDPNHASILKPAAATGPTSGQVLHGTAGGMSPQVQARSQQLPGTTPDIKSEMNPVLNPRAAGPDGSLMGIPGSNQGGNNLTLKGWPLTGLDQLRGGILQPQKSFMQAPQPFHQLQMLTPQHQQQLMLAQQNLTSPSGSDDNRRLRMLLNNNRTMGLGKDGLSNSVGDVVPNVSPLQAGSPLMPRGDTEMLMKLKLAQLHQQQQQLQQQQQQNSNSQQQQLQQHALSNQQSQSSNPSLHQQDKVGGGGSVTVDGSMSNSFRGNDQNGRKRKQPVSSSGPANSSGTANTAGPSPSSAPSTPSTHTPGDVISMPAMPHSGSSSKPLMMFGAEGAGTLASPSNQLWDDKDLELQAEMDRFVEDGSLDDNVESFLSHDDTDPRDAVGRCMDVTKGFTFMEVNSVRASSSKVTCCHFSSDGKLLATGGHDKKAVLWYTDTLKPKSTLEEHSCLITDVRFSPSMSRLATSSFDKTVRVWDADSPGYSLRTFMGHSGNVMSLDFHPTKDDLICSCDGDGEIRYWSINNGNCARAFKGGTAPGTAQLRFQPRLGKYLAAAAENVVSILDTETQTCWHSLQGHTKLIHSVCWDPSGELLASVSEDSVRVWSFASGSEGECVHELSCNGNKFHSCVFHPSFQSLLVIGCYQSLELWNMSENKTMTLSAHEGLIAALAVSPVTRLVSSASHDKFVKLWK; encoded by the exons ATGTCTCAAACCAACTGGGAAGCTGATAAAAT GTTAGATGTGTATATCCATGATTATTTAGTAAAGAGGGATTTAAAGGCTTCAGCTCAGGCTTTTCAAGCTGAAGGGAAAGTATCATCAGATCCTGTAG CTATCGATGCACCTGGAGGTTTTCTCTTTGAATGGTGGTCTGTTTTTTGGGATATATTCATTGCCAGGACTAATGAGAAGCATTCAGAGGTTGCTGCATCTTATATTGAG ACTCAATTGATTAAAGCACGGGAGCAGCAGCAACAGCAGCAGCAACCTCAACAGCCTCAACATCAACAgcaacagcagcagcaacaacTGCAGATGCAACAGCTTTTATTGCAGAGGCATGCccaacaacaacaacagcagcaacaacagcagcaacaacagcagcagcaacagcagcagcaacagcaacagcaacagcagcaacagcaacagcaacagcaacagcaacagcaacaacaacaacaacagcaacAGCAACAACAGCAGCAACAACAGCAACAGCAGCAGCAGCCACCACAGCAGTCCCAGCAGGCACAACAGCCTCAGCAACGAAGGGACGGGTCTCATCTCCTAAATGGCAATACAAATGGACTTGTTGGAAATGACTCTCTCATACGTCAGCCTGCTGGAACTGCTAATGCCATGGCGACTAAGATGTATGAGGAAAGACTAAAATTGCCACATCAAAGGGATTCTTTGGATGATGCAGCTATGAAG CAAAGGTATGGTGACAATGTCGGCCAGCTCTTGGATCCAAATCATGCCTCGATATTGAAGCCTGCAGCTGCAACTGGTCCGACTTCCGG gcAAGTATTGCATGGTACAGCTGGTGGAATGTCTCCGCAAGTTCAAGCTCGGAGTCAGCAATTGCCAGGAACAACACCG GATATAAAGAGTGAGATGAATCCAGTATTGAATCCTAGAGCTGCTGGTCCCGATGGATCTTTAATGGGAATTCCAG GGTCAAATCAAGGTGGTAATAATTTAACTTTGAAAGGATGGCCATTAACA GGACTGGACCAACTGCGCGGTGGGATCCTTCAGCCGCAAAAGTCTTTTATGCAAGCTCCTCAGCCCTTTCATCAACTTCAGATGTTGACACCACAGCACCAGCAGCAACTCATGCTTGCTCAGCAGAATCTGACATCACCATCTGGCAGTGATGATAATAGAAGATTGAGAATGCTATTGAATAATAATCGGACCATGGGCCTCGGAAAGGATGGCCTTTCTAATTCTGTTGGTGATGTGGTTCCAAATGTATCACCTTTGCAGGCTGGCAGTCCTCTCATGCCTCGGGGAGATACAGAAATGCTAATGAAG TTAAAATTAGCTCAGTTGCATCAACAGCAGCAGCAACTGCAACAGCAACAGCAACAGAACAGTAACTCACAGCAACAACAGCTTCAGCAGCATGCACTTTCGAATCAACAGTCACAGAGTTCTAATCCAAGTTTACATCAACAAGATAAAGTTGGTGGAGGTGGAAGTGTCACTGTGGATGGGAGTATGTCAAACTCATTTCGAGGGAATGATCAG AatggaagaaagagaaaacaGCCAGTGTCTTCTTCAGGCCCTGCCAATAGCTCTGGGACAGCAAACACAGCTGGACCTTCGCCTAGTTCTGCACCTTCAACGCCATCAACACACACTCCTGGAGATGTGATTTCAATGCCTGCGATGCCTCATAGTGGCAGTTCTTCCAAGCCTTTGATGATGTTTGGTGCTGAGGGTGCTGGTACACTTGCATCACCTTCAAATCAATTG TGGGATGATAAAGATCTTGAATTGCAGGCTGAAATGGATCGATTTGTGGAGGATGGATCTCTTGATGATAATGTTGAGTCTTTTTTATCCCATGATGATACGGATCCTAGAGATGCTGTTGGCCGATGTATGGATGTAACTAAAG GTTTCACATTTATGGAAGTAAATTCTGTTCGAGCAAGCAGTAGCAAAGTTACTTGCTGCCATTTCTCGTCAGACGGAAAGTTACTAGCTACTGGTGGCCATGATAAAAAG GCTGTATTATGGTACACGGACACTTTGAAGCCGAAGTCTACGCTTGAAGAACATTCATGTTTGATTACTGATGTTCGTTTCAGTCCAAGCATGTCACGCCTTGCAACATCTTCATTTGACAAAACTGTCAGAGTTTGGGATGCCGACAGT CCTGGTTATTCGCTTCGTACATTTATGGGACATTCTGGTAACGTTATGTCACTTGACTTCCATCCAACTAAGGATGATCTTATCTGCTCTTGTGATGGTGATGGTGAAATACGATACTGGAGTATCAACAACGGGAACTGTGCAAGAGCTTTCAAG GGTGGTACGGCCCCTGGTACAGCCCAATTGAGATTTCAACCTCGCCTCGGAAAATATCTTGCAGCAGCTGCTGAGAATGTTGTATCTATACTGGACACCGAGACTCAAACTTGCTGGCACTCTTTACAG GGACATACTAAACTGATCCATTCCGTATGCTGGGACCCTTCGGGTGAGCTTCTAGCATCCGTTAGTGAGGACTCTGTTCGAGTTTGGTCCTTTGCGTCAGGCAGTGAAGGGGAATGTGTTCACGAATTGAGCTGTAATGGCAACAAGTTCCACTCTTGTGTTTTCCATCCTTCGTTTCAATCACTGCTCGTTATTGGCTGTTACCAG TCTTTGGAGCTATGGAATATGTCGGAGAATAAGACCATGACATTGTCGGCTCATGAAGGACTCATTGCTGCATTGGCTGTATCACCAGTGACAAGGTTGGTTTCTTCCGCAAGTCATGACAAGTTCGTTAAACTGTGGAAGTGA
- the LOC107937190 gene encoding transcriptional corepressor LEUNIG isoform X5: MSQTNWEADKMLDVYIHDYLVKRDLKASAQAFQAEGKVSSDPVAIDAPGGFLFEWWSVFWDIFIARTNEKHSEVAASYIETQLIKAREQQQQQQQPQQPQHQQQQQQQQLQMQQLLLQRHAQQQQQQQQQQQQQQQQQQQQQQQQQQQQQQQQQQQQQQQQQQQQQQQQQQQQQQQQPPQQSQQAQQPQQRRDGSHLLNGNTNGLVGNDSLIRQPAGTANAMATKMYEERLKLPHQRDSLDDAAMKQRYGDNVGQLLDPNHASILKPAAATGPTSGQVLHGTAGGMSPQVQARSQQLPGTTPDIKSEMNPVLNPRAAGPDGSLMGIPGSNQGGNNLTLKGWPLTGLDQLRGGILQPQKSFMQAPQPFHQLQMLTPQHQQQLMLAQQNLTSPSGSDDNRRLRMLLNNNRTMGLGKDGLSNSVGDVVPNVSPLQAGSPLMPRGDTEMLMKLKLAQLHQQQQQLQQQQQQNSNSQQQQLQQHALSNQQSQSSNPSLHQQDKVGGGGSVTVDGSMSNSFRGNDQVSKNQNGRKRKQPVSSSGPANSSGTANTAGPSPSSAPSTPSTHTPGDVISMPAMPHSGSSSKPLMMFGAEGAGTLASPSNQLAEMDRFVEDGSLDDNVESFLSHDDTDPRDAVGRCMDVTKGFTFMEVNSVRASSSKVTCCHFSSDGKLLATGGHDKKAVLWYTDTLKPKSTLEEHSCLITDVRFSPSMSRLATSSFDKTVRVWDADSPGYSLRTFMGHSGNVMSLDFHPTKDDLICSCDGDGEIRYWSINNGNCARAFKGGTAPGTAQLRFQPRLGKYLAAAAENVVSILDTETQTCWHSLQQGHTKLIHSVCWDPSGELLASVSEDSVRVWSFASGSEGECVHELSCNGNKFHSCVFHPSFQSLLVIGCYQSLELWNMSENKTMTLSAHEGLIAALAVSPVTRLVSSASHDKFVKLWK, translated from the exons ATGTCTCAAACCAACTGGGAAGCTGATAAAAT GTTAGATGTGTATATCCATGATTATTTAGTAAAGAGGGATTTAAAGGCTTCAGCTCAGGCTTTTCAAGCTGAAGGGAAAGTATCATCAGATCCTGTAG CTATCGATGCACCTGGAGGTTTTCTCTTTGAATGGTGGTCTGTTTTTTGGGATATATTCATTGCCAGGACTAATGAGAAGCATTCAGAGGTTGCTGCATCTTATATTGAG ACTCAATTGATTAAAGCACGGGAGCAGCAGCAACAGCAGCAGCAACCTCAACAGCCTCAACATCAACAgcaacagcagcagcaacaacTGCAGATGCAACAGCTTTTATTGCAGAGGCATGCccaacaacaacaacagcagcaacaacagcagcaacaacagcagcagcaacagcagcagcaacagcaacagcaacagcagcaacagcaacagcaacagcaacagcaacagcaacaacaacaacaacagcaacAGCAACAACAGCAGCAACAACAGCAACAGCAGCAGCAGCCACCACAGCAGTCCCAGCAGGCACAACAGCCTCAGCAACGAAGGGACGGGTCTCATCTCCTAAATGGCAATACAAATGGACTTGTTGGAAATGACTCTCTCATACGTCAGCCTGCTGGAACTGCTAATGCCATGGCGACTAAGATGTATGAGGAAAGACTAAAATTGCCACATCAAAGGGATTCTTTGGATGATGCAGCTATGAAG CAAAGGTATGGTGACAATGTCGGCCAGCTCTTGGATCCAAATCATGCCTCGATATTGAAGCCTGCAGCTGCAACTGGTCCGACTTCCGG gcAAGTATTGCATGGTACAGCTGGTGGAATGTCTCCGCAAGTTCAAGCTCGGAGTCAGCAATTGCCAGGAACAACACCG GATATAAAGAGTGAGATGAATCCAGTATTGAATCCTAGAGCTGCTGGTCCCGATGGATCTTTAATGGGAATTCCAG GGTCAAATCAAGGTGGTAATAATTTAACTTTGAAAGGATGGCCATTAACA GGACTGGACCAACTGCGCGGTGGGATCCTTCAGCCGCAAAAGTCTTTTATGCAAGCTCCTCAGCCCTTTCATCAACTTCAGATGTTGACACCACAGCACCAGCAGCAACTCATGCTTGCTCAGCAGAATCTGACATCACCATCTGGCAGTGATGATAATAGAAGATTGAGAATGCTATTGAATAATAATCGGACCATGGGCCTCGGAAAGGATGGCCTTTCTAATTCTGTTGGTGATGTGGTTCCAAATGTATCACCTTTGCAGGCTGGCAGTCCTCTCATGCCTCGGGGAGATACAGAAATGCTAATGAAG TTAAAATTAGCTCAGTTGCATCAACAGCAGCAGCAACTGCAACAGCAACAGCAACAGAACAGTAACTCACAGCAACAACAGCTTCAGCAGCATGCACTTTCGAATCAACAGTCACAGAGTTCTAATCCAAGTTTACATCAACAAGATAAAGTTGGTGGAGGTGGAAGTGTCACTGTGGATGGGAGTATGTCAAACTCATTTCGAGGGAATGATCAG GTTTCAAAAAACCAGAatggaagaaagagaaaacaGCCAGTGTCTTCTTCAGGCCCTGCCAATAGCTCTGGGACAGCAAACACAGCTGGACCTTCGCCTAGTTCTGCACCTTCAACGCCATCAACACACACTCCTGGAGATGTGATTTCAATGCCTGCGATGCCTCATAGTGGCAGTTCTTCCAAGCCTTTGATGATGTTTGGTGCTGAGGGTGCTGGTACACTTGCATCACCTTCAAATCAATTG GCTGAAATGGATCGATTTGTGGAGGATGGATCTCTTGATGATAATGTTGAGTCTTTTTTATCCCATGATGATACGGATCCTAGAGATGCTGTTGGCCGATGTATGGATGTAACTAAAG GTTTCACATTTATGGAAGTAAATTCTGTTCGAGCAAGCAGTAGCAAAGTTACTTGCTGCCATTTCTCGTCAGACGGAAAGTTACTAGCTACTGGTGGCCATGATAAAAAG GCTGTATTATGGTACACGGACACTTTGAAGCCGAAGTCTACGCTTGAAGAACATTCATGTTTGATTACTGATGTTCGTTTCAGTCCAAGCATGTCACGCCTTGCAACATCTTCATTTGACAAAACTGTCAGAGTTTGGGATGCCGACAGT CCTGGTTATTCGCTTCGTACATTTATGGGACATTCTGGTAACGTTATGTCACTTGACTTCCATCCAACTAAGGATGATCTTATCTGCTCTTGTGATGGTGATGGTGAAATACGATACTGGAGTATCAACAACGGGAACTGTGCAAGAGCTTTCAAG GGTGGTACGGCCCCTGGTACAGCCCAATTGAGATTTCAACCTCGCCTCGGAAAATATCTTGCAGCAGCTGCTGAGAATGTTGTATCTATACTGGACACCGAGACTCAAACTTGCTGGCACTCTTTACAG CAGGGACATACTAAACTGATCCATTCCGTATGCTGGGACCCTTCGGGTGAGCTTCTAGCATCCGTTAGTGAGGACTCTGTTCGAGTTTGGTCCTTTGCGTCAGGCAGTGAAGGGGAATGTGTTCACGAATTGAGCTGTAATGGCAACAAGTTCCACTCTTGTGTTTTCCATCCTTCGTTTCAATCACTGCTCGTTATTGGCTGTTACCAG TCTTTGGAGCTATGGAATATGTCGGAGAATAAGACCATGACATTGTCGGCTCATGAAGGACTCATTGCTGCATTGGCTGTATCACCAGTGACAAGGTTGGTTTCTTCCGCAAGTCATGACAAGTTCGTTAAACTGTGGAAGTGA
- the LOC107937190 gene encoding transcriptional corepressor LEUNIG isoform X9 yields MSQTNWEADKMLDVYIHDYLVKRDLKASAQAFQAEGKVSSDPVAIDAPGGFLFEWWSVFWDIFIARTNEKHSEVAASYIETQLIKAREQQQQQQQQQPPQQSQQAQQPQQRRDGSHLLNGNTNGLVGNDSLIRQPAGTANAMATKMYEERLKLPHQRDSLDDAAMKQRYGDNVGQLLDPNHASILKPAAATGPTSGQVLHGTAGGMSPQVQARSQQLPGTTPDIKSEMNPVLNPRAAGPDGSLMGIPGSNQGGNNLTLKGWPLTGLDQLRGGILQPQKSFMQAPQPFHQLQMLTPQHQQQLMLAQQNLTSPSGSDDNRRLRMLLNNNRTMGLGKDGLSNSVGDVVPNVSPLQAGSPLMPRGDTEMLMKLKLAQLHQQQQQLQQQQQQNSNSQQQQLQQHALSNQQSQSSNPSLHQQDKVGGGGSVTVDGSMSNSFRGNDQVSKNQNGRKRKQPVSSSGPANSSGTANTAGPSPSSAPSTPSTHTPGDVISMPAMPHSGSSSKPLMMFGAEGAGTLASPSNQLWDDKDLELQAEMDRFVEDGSLDDNVESFLSHDDTDPRDAVGRCMDVTKGFTFMEVNSVRASSSKVTCCHFSSDGKLLATGGHDKKAVLWYTDTLKPKSTLEEHSCLITDVRFSPSMSRLATSSFDKTVRVWDADSPGYSLRTFMGHSGNVMSLDFHPTKDDLICSCDGDGEIRYWSINNGNCARAFKGGTAPGTAQLRFQPRLGKYLAAAAENVVSILDTETQTCWHSLQQGHTKLIHSVCWDPSGELLASVSEDSVRVWSFASGSEGECVHELSCNGNKFHSCVFHPSFQSLLVIGCYQSLELWNMSENKTMTLSAHEGLIAALAVSPVTRLVSSASHDKFVKLWK; encoded by the exons ATGTCTCAAACCAACTGGGAAGCTGATAAAAT GTTAGATGTGTATATCCATGATTATTTAGTAAAGAGGGATTTAAAGGCTTCAGCTCAGGCTTTTCAAGCTGAAGGGAAAGTATCATCAGATCCTGTAG CTATCGATGCACCTGGAGGTTTTCTCTTTGAATGGTGGTCTGTTTTTTGGGATATATTCATTGCCAGGACTAATGAGAAGCATTCAGAGGTTGCTGCATCTTATATTGAG ACTCAATTGATTAAAGCACGGG AGCAGCAACAACAGCAACAGCAGCAGCAGCCACCACAGCAGTCCCAGCAGGCACAACAGCCTCAGCAACGAAGGGACGGGTCTCATCTCCTAAATGGCAATACAAATGGACTTGTTGGAAATGACTCTCTCATACGTCAGCCTGCTGGAACTGCTAATGCCATGGCGACTAAGATGTATGAGGAAAGACTAAAATTGCCACATCAAAGGGATTCTTTGGATGATGCAGCTATGAAG CAAAGGTATGGTGACAATGTCGGCCAGCTCTTGGATCCAAATCATGCCTCGATATTGAAGCCTGCAGCTGCAACTGGTCCGACTTCCGG gcAAGTATTGCATGGTACAGCTGGTGGAATGTCTCCGCAAGTTCAAGCTCGGAGTCAGCAATTGCCAGGAACAACACCG GATATAAAGAGTGAGATGAATCCAGTATTGAATCCTAGAGCTGCTGGTCCCGATGGATCTTTAATGGGAATTCCAG GGTCAAATCAAGGTGGTAATAATTTAACTTTGAAAGGATGGCCATTAACA GGACTGGACCAACTGCGCGGTGGGATCCTTCAGCCGCAAAAGTCTTTTATGCAAGCTCCTCAGCCCTTTCATCAACTTCAGATGTTGACACCACAGCACCAGCAGCAACTCATGCTTGCTCAGCAGAATCTGACATCACCATCTGGCAGTGATGATAATAGAAGATTGAGAATGCTATTGAATAATAATCGGACCATGGGCCTCGGAAAGGATGGCCTTTCTAATTCTGTTGGTGATGTGGTTCCAAATGTATCACCTTTGCAGGCTGGCAGTCCTCTCATGCCTCGGGGAGATACAGAAATGCTAATGAAG TTAAAATTAGCTCAGTTGCATCAACAGCAGCAGCAACTGCAACAGCAACAGCAACAGAACAGTAACTCACAGCAACAACAGCTTCAGCAGCATGCACTTTCGAATCAACAGTCACAGAGTTCTAATCCAAGTTTACATCAACAAGATAAAGTTGGTGGAGGTGGAAGTGTCACTGTGGATGGGAGTATGTCAAACTCATTTCGAGGGAATGATCAG GTTTCAAAAAACCAGAatggaagaaagagaaaacaGCCAGTGTCTTCTTCAGGCCCTGCCAATAGCTCTGGGACAGCAAACACAGCTGGACCTTCGCCTAGTTCTGCACCTTCAACGCCATCAACACACACTCCTGGAGATGTGATTTCAATGCCTGCGATGCCTCATAGTGGCAGTTCTTCCAAGCCTTTGATGATGTTTGGTGCTGAGGGTGCTGGTACACTTGCATCACCTTCAAATCAATTG TGGGATGATAAAGATCTTGAATTGCAGGCTGAAATGGATCGATTTGTGGAGGATGGATCTCTTGATGATAATGTTGAGTCTTTTTTATCCCATGATGATACGGATCCTAGAGATGCTGTTGGCCGATGTATGGATGTAACTAAAG GTTTCACATTTATGGAAGTAAATTCTGTTCGAGCAAGCAGTAGCAAAGTTACTTGCTGCCATTTCTCGTCAGACGGAAAGTTACTAGCTACTGGTGGCCATGATAAAAAG GCTGTATTATGGTACACGGACACTTTGAAGCCGAAGTCTACGCTTGAAGAACATTCATGTTTGATTACTGATGTTCGTTTCAGTCCAAGCATGTCACGCCTTGCAACATCTTCATTTGACAAAACTGTCAGAGTTTGGGATGCCGACAGT CCTGGTTATTCGCTTCGTACATTTATGGGACATTCTGGTAACGTTATGTCACTTGACTTCCATCCAACTAAGGATGATCTTATCTGCTCTTGTGATGGTGATGGTGAAATACGATACTGGAGTATCAACAACGGGAACTGTGCAAGAGCTTTCAAG GGTGGTACGGCCCCTGGTACAGCCCAATTGAGATTTCAACCTCGCCTCGGAAAATATCTTGCAGCAGCTGCTGAGAATGTTGTATCTATACTGGACACCGAGACTCAAACTTGCTGGCACTCTTTACAG CAGGGACATACTAAACTGATCCATTCCGTATGCTGGGACCCTTCGGGTGAGCTTCTAGCATCCGTTAGTGAGGACTCTGTTCGAGTTTGGTCCTTTGCGTCAGGCAGTGAAGGGGAATGTGTTCACGAATTGAGCTGTAATGGCAACAAGTTCCACTCTTGTGTTTTCCATCCTTCGTTTCAATCACTGCTCGTTATTGGCTGTTACCAG TCTTTGGAGCTATGGAATATGTCGGAGAATAAGACCATGACATTGTCGGCTCATGAAGGACTCATTGCTGCATTGGCTGTATCACCAGTGACAAGGTTGGTTTCTTCCGCAAGTCATGACAAGTTCGTTAAACTGTGGAAGTGA